The Gemmata palustris genome includes a region encoding these proteins:
- a CDS encoding alkaline phosphatase family protein: MPARSSLSRRGFLAAATAAPLIRPSSALARVAPSATKLPQRVCVVLFDGFGPEYYEASPMPTLKAWAKDGFHKQLKAAMPTVTNTQAAGLCCGVHADEHGITGNSYWDAERDEELFMSDPNLLTSATLFQRAARFGVRSALVSAKQKTVSLLKQGTSYAVGSQQPPAEAAKKYGTPPDIYSADVNYWVWNIAIDLIKNQPKFGLLFVHTTDYPMHKFAPEAADSRAHLSKIDSLLKEAAEADPDMAFIIAPDHGMNAKTTVMNLNKALTERGTPVKIAMSAERDQYPRHHGGYGGTAFIYLNSPKDADKVIKSLKDIEGVEDVLTRDEAAKKHRLNPHRIGDLWVTATKRVVFGHSMKEREELPKDYRSHGSAHEQDIPCFIHRYVGKLPDKEAFATNVDMAKFLYRGT, encoded by the coding sequence ATGCCAGCACGCTCTTCGCTCTCGCGCCGCGGGTTCCTTGCGGCCGCTACCGCTGCTCCCCTTATCCGCCCATCGAGCGCGCTCGCGCGGGTTGCGCCTTCCGCGACCAAGCTCCCACAGCGGGTGTGCGTTGTTCTCTTCGACGGCTTCGGACCCGAATACTACGAAGCCTCCCCGATGCCGACGCTGAAAGCCTGGGCGAAGGACGGGTTCCACAAGCAGCTCAAAGCCGCGATGCCGACCGTGACGAACACGCAAGCCGCGGGGTTGTGCTGCGGTGTCCACGCGGACGAACACGGTATCACGGGCAACTCGTACTGGGACGCGGAGCGCGACGAAGAGCTCTTCATGTCCGACCCCAATTTGCTCACCAGCGCGACGCTCTTTCAGCGCGCGGCGCGGTTCGGGGTGCGGTCCGCACTGGTTTCCGCGAAGCAAAAGACCGTCTCGCTCTTGAAACAGGGAACCAGCTACGCGGTCGGTTCGCAGCAACCGCCGGCCGAGGCCGCGAAGAAGTACGGCACGCCGCCGGACATCTATTCGGCGGACGTGAACTACTGGGTGTGGAACATCGCGATCGATCTCATCAAGAACCAACCGAAGTTCGGGCTGCTGTTCGTCCACACCACCGACTACCCGATGCACAAATTCGCCCCGGAAGCCGCCGACTCGCGGGCGCACCTGAGCAAGATCGATTCGCTCCTGAAAGAAGCCGCTGAAGCCGACCCGGACATGGCGTTCATCATCGCCCCGGACCACGGTATGAACGCGAAAACCACCGTGATGAATCTGAATAAGGCACTCACGGAGCGCGGTACGCCGGTGAAGATCGCGATGTCGGCCGAGCGCGACCAGTACCCGCGGCACCACGGCGGGTACGGCGGTACCGCGTTCATTTACTTGAACAGCCCCAAGGACGCGGACAAGGTCATCAAGTCGCTGAAGGACATCGAAGGCGTCGAGGACGTGTTGACACGCGACGAAGCGGCGAAGAAGCACCGGCTGAACCCGCACCGGATCGGCGACTTGTGGGTGACCGCGACCAAACGGGTGGTGTTCGGCCACTCGATGAAGGAGCGCGAAGAGTTGCCGAAGGACTACCGCTCGCACGGCTCCGCGCACGAACAGGACATCCCGTGTTTCATCCACCGCTACGTGGGCAAACTACCGGACAAGGAGGCGTTCGCCACGAACGTGGACATGGCGAAGTTCCTCTATCGGGGGACGTGA
- a CDS encoding class I SAM-dependent methyltransferase: protein MRTRDLLRFVPGLSRLVRVLDSRERESRLLTEECWRLANENHRLKAATGKPRAKRIAPAAEEALIPPDVLRLMVAGTDDAEWFLTAGQRAADSLTALLAKTGIRIEQCDRILDFGCGCGRVIRHLRHLPAELHGCDSNPVGVEWCAENLPFGQFAVNALESPLPYDAGSFDLVYAFSVFTHLPLHLQTHWMHELRRVLKPGGVAVISLHGDAMLGRLTRAERADYRAGRFVVRGGDLAGTNHCATFHPPQFVRTVLADGFEVLDMAPEGAKGNPPQDAWVLRRTRA, encoded by the coding sequence ATGCGAACCCGTGACCTGTTGCGATTCGTCCCCGGTTTGTCGCGCCTCGTGCGGGTGCTCGATTCGCGCGAGCGCGAGAGCCGCCTGCTCACCGAGGAGTGCTGGCGCCTCGCGAACGAGAACCACCGGCTGAAGGCCGCGACGGGCAAGCCCCGTGCGAAGCGCATCGCTCCCGCCGCAGAAGAGGCGCTGATCCCGCCGGACGTGCTGCGCCTCATGGTGGCCGGCACCGACGACGCGGAGTGGTTCCTCACCGCGGGTCAGCGCGCCGCGGATTCGCTCACGGCATTGCTCGCGAAGACCGGCATCCGCATCGAACAGTGTGACCGTATCCTCGATTTCGGGTGCGGCTGCGGGCGCGTGATTCGGCACCTGCGCCACTTGCCCGCCGAACTGCACGGGTGCGACTCGAACCCGGTCGGGGTGGAGTGGTGCGCGGAGAACCTGCCGTTCGGTCAGTTCGCAGTCAACGCATTGGAATCGCCGCTGCCCTACGACGCCGGCTCCTTCGACCTCGTTTACGCCTTCTCGGTGTTCACGCACCTGCCGCTGCACCTGCAAACGCACTGGATGCACGAACTGCGTCGCGTGCTGAAGCCCGGTGGCGTGGCGGTGATCTCGCTCCACGGCGACGCGATGCTCGGTCGCCTGACGCGCGCCGAACGCGCGGACTATCGCGCCGGGCGGTTCGTCGTGCGCGGGGGCGACCTCGCCGGAACGAACCACTGCGCCACGTTTCACCCGCCGCAATTCGTGCGAACCGTGTTGGCCGATGGCTTCGAGGTGCTGGACATGGCCCCCGAAGGCGCGAAGGGAAATCCTCCGCAAGACGCCTGGGTGCTGCGTCGCACTCGGGCGTGA
- the mutL gene encoding DNA mismatch repair endonuclease MutL, giving the protein MPRIRQLPPDVVTKIAAGEVIERPASVVKELLENSIDAGATRIDIDLDAGGTELIRIVDDGCGIDPDDLALAFSQHATSKLETADDLFRIGTMGFRGEALSSIAGVGQITLQSRTHAAASGCEVKCDGGALSDARPWNGTPGTRLEVRHLFYNVPVRKKFLKSVATELGHVCETVTRLALAHPTLHITLRHNNRLVYDIPASAGLTDRIALFFTGEVRDALYELDSGAGPLRLTGFIADPKCDRGNSKLQYLFVNGRWFRDRSVAHALQESFRGLLMSGRYAIGFLFLTVPPDKVDVNVHPTKSEVRFQENSLIYSLVRSTIKHRLLKENLVPHLTVPQGEEIGGPEPAPVEAPTLFTSPRRELAEQTLAPWERGEIADPFWRTPAGVAPRSSPATSFTRKEGGDRWSGGFSTPPLRSETAERTVSEPVLPSPFTSPVTSPVRETSRGPVEKEGERKSEVRDATPTASTPTRPTLEQGLGRGVSTEPAPSGSEEEESALADLPSQEEEEAPAPHDDPPSAHQTPQPAPSAPATAERVEVPSAGTAIQLHDSYLVLETPDGMLVIDQHALHERILFEQLRRRIRSGQLEIQRLLIPEPIDLPAEQAALVLEAADALAELGLEVSDFGGSTILLSSYPTLLGRKAPHTILRGVIDHIVTQERAPTKEALLHLLMATMACKAAVKAGDKLSAEEINYLLHLRAMAEDSHHCPHGRPTSLLFSRQELDKQFRRT; this is encoded by the coding sequence ATGCCCCGCATTCGCCAACTGCCCCCCGACGTGGTTACCAAGATCGCCGCGGGCGAAGTGATCGAGCGCCCCGCTTCCGTTGTGAAAGAACTGCTCGAAAACTCCATCGACGCGGGCGCCACTCGCATCGACATTGACCTCGACGCGGGCGGAACCGAACTCATCCGCATCGTGGACGACGGGTGCGGGATCGACCCGGACGACCTCGCCCTCGCGTTCTCCCAGCACGCCACGAGCAAGCTCGAAACGGCCGACGACCTGTTCCGCATCGGTACGATGGGCTTTCGCGGGGAGGCCCTCTCGTCCATCGCGGGCGTCGGGCAGATCACGTTACAGTCGCGCACGCACGCGGCCGCGAGCGGGTGCGAAGTGAAGTGCGACGGCGGCGCGCTCTCGGACGCGCGCCCGTGGAACGGCACCCCGGGCACGCGGCTCGAAGTGCGGCACCTGTTCTACAACGTGCCCGTGCGCAAAAAGTTCCTCAAGAGCGTCGCCACCGAACTCGGTCACGTGTGCGAAACGGTCACCCGGCTCGCGCTCGCGCACCCCACACTTCACATCACACTCCGGCACAACAACCGCCTCGTGTACGACATCCCCGCGAGCGCCGGGCTGACCGACCGCATCGCGCTGTTCTTCACGGGCGAGGTGCGCGACGCGCTGTACGAACTGGACTCCGGCGCGGGTCCGCTGCGGCTCACCGGGTTCATCGCGGACCCGAAGTGCGATCGCGGTAACTCGAAGCTGCAGTACCTGTTCGTGAACGGGCGCTGGTTCCGCGATCGGAGCGTTGCGCACGCGCTGCAGGAATCCTTCCGCGGGCTACTGATGTCCGGGCGCTACGCGATCGGGTTCCTGTTTCTGACGGTCCCGCCCGACAAGGTGGATGTGAACGTTCACCCCACGAAGTCCGAAGTGCGGTTTCAGGAGAACTCGCTGATTTATTCGCTGGTCCGCAGCACGATCAAGCACCGCCTGCTGAAAGAGAATCTGGTCCCGCACCTGACCGTACCGCAGGGCGAAGAAATTGGGGGACCGGAACCGGCGCCCGTTGAAGCGCCGACACTGTTCACGTCTCCGCGGCGCGAACTCGCGGAACAAACGCTCGCTCCGTGGGAGAGGGGCGAGATCGCGGACCCGTTCTGGCGCACGCCCGCGGGGGTGGCGCCGAGATCGAGTCCCGCAACCTCCTTCACGAGAAAGGAGGGGGGTGACAGGTGGTCGGGCGGATTCAGCACGCCACCGCTGAGAAGCGAGACGGCCGAGAGGACGGTCTCGGAGCCGGTCCTGCCGTCTCCCTTTACCTCACCCGTCACCAGTCCGGTCCGTGAAACGTCCCGTGGACCGGTAGAGAAAGAGGGGGAGCGAAAATCCGAAGTACGAGACGCAACACCAACAGCTTCCACCCCAACCCGTCCCACTTTAGAGCAGGGATTGGGAAGAGGGGTTTCGACGGAGCCTGCTCCTTCGGGGAGTGAGGAAGAAGAGTCTGCGCTTGCTGACCTCCCCTCCCAAGAAGAGGAAGAAGCCCCCGCACCTCATGACGATCCGCCCTCCGCGCACCAAACGCCCCAGCCGGCTCCGTCCGCACCTGCCACTGCAGAACGAGTCGAAGTGCCTTCGGCCGGCACAGCGATTCAGCTCCACGATTCGTACCTCGTGCTTGAAACTCCGGACGGGATGCTCGTCATCGATCAGCACGCGCTGCACGAGCGCATTCTGTTCGAGCAGTTGCGCCGGCGCATTCGGTCCGGGCAGCTCGAAATCCAGCGGTTGCTCATTCCGGAACCGATCGACCTCCCCGCGGAGCAGGCCGCGCTCGTGCTGGAGGCCGCGGACGCACTCGCCGAACTCGGCCTCGAAGTATCCGACTTCGGCGGGAGCACTATTCTGCTTTCCAGCTACCCAACACTGCTCGGGCGCAAGGCCCCGCACACGATCCTGCGCGGCGTCATCGACCACATCGTGACGCAGGAACGTGCCCCAACGAAAGAGGCGCTGTTGCACCTGCTGATGGCGACGATGGCGTGCAAAGCGGCGGTGAAGGCCGGCGACAAACTCTCCGCAGAGGAGATTAACTACTTGCTGCACCTGCGAGCGATGGCCGAAGACAGCCACCACTGCCCGCACGGTCGGCCCACGTCGCTGCTGTTCAGCCGGCAAGAATTGGACAAGCAGTTCCGGCGCACCTGA
- a CDS encoding DUF4139 domain-containing protein, producing MASKKWLLVAPVAGALGLGAGVGADKFLSAAGDAKQDLKPATTLPLTRVVLFNSGVGYFSRSGEVEGEARVDLTFPESDVNDLLKSMVLEDFGRGRISAVSYDSREPIARTLGSFAINLNNNPTFAGIIGQLRGERIEVAVSATAANQPGKLTGTIVGVEKQKVPAGTQTLDADVLNMWCAEGMRAIKMSDIQSLRFSNPVIESEFRRALEVLALSHDSQKKAVQLHFAGEGKRKVQVGYVIGAPIWKTSYRLLMNEKEKPYLQGWAMVENPTDEDWTGVKMALVSGRPISFKMDLYNPLYVERPTVEPELFASLRPVTYRGGFEKEDEVMRMRMQINKLEESTKSISDKRAQNNLPPRKPDMRAFAQYDMAGLGVAVQPNDPNAKFARDTAAELAQRLGTGSVGNAATAGALGDFFQYTIDHPVTLPRQKSALLPIVGKDVEGTRVSIYNPAVQAKHPLLGLRLKNTSGAHLNQGPITVFEGSTYAGDTRVLDVQPNEERLLSYAIDLGTEVDPKAGAGKQKITSIKAVKGIVTTTTKVTEETTYKAINRSQTDRALLIEHPNRTTQQFKLVDTDKPTEDTPEVFRFGLGLKAGETKSFTVKEERDDVSTIALTNGAEDQIRYFVSLSEASPALKQRLTEALTIKGGWDATARELAQVTADLQRFTVDQDRIRKNLRETPKESEVYATYLKKLSDQEKEIDALTARQKGLVVDEFKARKKYEHFLANINDAN from the coding sequence ATGGCGAGCAAGAAGTGGCTGCTGGTGGCCCCGGTCGCGGGCGCGCTGGGGCTCGGGGCCGGCGTGGGCGCGGACAAGTTCCTCAGCGCCGCGGGAGACGCGAAACAAGACCTGAAGCCCGCGACCACGCTTCCGCTCACGCGGGTGGTACTGTTCAACAGCGGGGTCGGGTACTTCTCCCGAAGCGGCGAAGTCGAGGGCGAGGCGCGTGTGGACCTCACGTTCCCCGAAAGTGACGTGAACGACCTGCTCAAGAGCATGGTCCTCGAAGATTTCGGCCGCGGGCGCATTTCGGCCGTCTCTTACGACTCCCGCGAACCCATCGCGCGCACGCTCGGTTCGTTCGCGATCAATCTGAACAATAACCCGACTTTCGCCGGGATCATCGGCCAGTTGCGCGGGGAGCGCATCGAGGTCGCCGTCAGCGCGACCGCGGCGAACCAACCGGGTAAGCTCACCGGCACAATCGTCGGGGTCGAGAAGCAAAAAGTGCCCGCGGGCACCCAGACCCTCGACGCGGACGTGCTGAACATGTGGTGCGCGGAGGGGATGCGCGCCATCAAGATGAGCGACATCCAGTCCCTGCGGTTCAGCAATCCCGTGATCGAGAGCGAATTCCGGCGCGCCCTGGAGGTGCTGGCGCTGTCGCACGACAGCCAGAAGAAGGCGGTTCAGTTGCACTTCGCGGGCGAGGGCAAGCGCAAGGTCCAAGTGGGGTACGTGATCGGCGCGCCGATCTGGAAGACCAGTTACCGGCTGTTGATGAACGAGAAGGAGAAGCCGTACCTGCAGGGCTGGGCGATGGTCGAGAACCCGACCGACGAGGACTGGACCGGGGTCAAGATGGCACTCGTGTCGGGGCGCCCGATCAGCTTCAAGATGGACCTGTACAACCCGCTCTACGTGGAGCGCCCCACCGTCGAGCCCGAACTCTTCGCCTCCCTACGTCCCGTCACGTATCGCGGTGGCTTCGAGAAAGAAGACGAAGTAATGCGAATGAGGATGCAAATCAACAAACTGGAGGAGTCTACAAAATCGATCAGTGACAAACGTGCGCAAAATAACTTACCTCCTCGCAAACCTGACATGCGCGCGTTCGCACAGTACGATATGGCGGGACTTGGTGTAGCGGTTCAGCCAAATGACCCGAATGCGAAATTCGCGCGGGACACGGCTGCGGAACTGGCCCAGCGGTTGGGCACTGGCAGTGTTGGGAACGCGGCGACGGCGGGTGCGCTGGGGGACTTCTTCCAGTACACGATCGACCACCCGGTCACGCTCCCGCGCCAGAAGAGCGCGCTGCTTCCCATCGTCGGGAAGGACGTCGAAGGGACGCGGGTCAGCATCTACAATCCCGCGGTGCAAGCCAAGCACCCGCTGTTGGGGCTGCGCCTCAAGAACACGAGTGGGGCGCACTTGAACCAGGGACCGATCACGGTGTTCGAGGGCAGCACCTACGCCGGGGACACCCGCGTACTGGACGTCCAGCCGAACGAGGAGCGCTTGCTCTCTTACGCCATCGACCTGGGAACGGAAGTCGATCCCAAGGCGGGTGCGGGTAAGCAGAAGATCACGAGCATCAAGGCCGTGAAGGGGATCGTGACGACCACCACGAAGGTGACCGAGGAGACCACGTACAAGGCCATCAACCGCTCGCAGACGGACCGCGCGCTGTTGATCGAGCACCCGAACCGCACGACCCAGCAGTTCAAGTTGGTGGACACGGACAAGCCGACCGAGGACACGCCCGAGGTGTTCCGGTTCGGGCTCGGGCTCAAGGCCGGTGAGACCAAGAGCTTCACGGTCAAGGAGGAGCGCGATGATGTGAGCACGATCGCGCTGACCAACGGGGCCGAGGACCAGATCCGGTACTTCGTGTCGCTGAGTGAGGCCAGCCCCGCGCTCAAGCAGCGGCTCACCGAGGCGCTCACGATCAAGGGGGGCTGGGACGCGACCGCGCGCGAGCTGGCCCAGGTGACCGCAGACCTGCAGCGATTCACGGTCGATCAGGACCGGATTCGGAAGAACCTGCGCGAGACCCCGAAGGAGTCCGAGGTGTACGCGACGTACCTGAAGAAGCTGTCGGACCAGGAGAAGGAGATCGACGCGCTCACGGCCAGGCAGAAGGGGCTCGTGGTCGACGAGTTCAAAGCCCGCAAGAAGTACGAACACTTCCTCGCCAACATCAACGACGCAAACTGA
- a CDS encoding outer membrane protein assembly factor BamB family protein: MRSQSSPRFVALALFALLLTATAAPAVITKLTPLAEVLESDQYIFTAKAEKLDPDNKDRPTATFKLDKKLKGEVPFERIPVNMTGNDEAKKAGDTKTIFERLDDSRQLVFFVRKQGKIYNAKVFVEGSWFSIYGTLDADGKTVRWALLHGEPFLRRTFKGTSAEMVKTIEDALAKKAKPPEPDDKEKAGYGPPIQKKCEELNSALQTPRSALLGVIPSFVLVGPLAIIAALFPGVFARMAVGMKRWRAFLVVASINSTLALIYFAVSTYRPHWLPAGWAFAPRSVAVYFTAIALGGFLWAGLRYRRMACEEPNVTGVPSRTELLALLGLTAFAAICTALTAAFADWNSTLTVPMREFTFIGIALLTATTYAAYRALTHRADLGADGKEPALRLSLSGESVGLGALVLCGVVTVLLLNGRGGEPIAAGTEIGDAEANFAPRLVGEPVVIEAFEVENGKQEKVAGRIMSGLAVDGDRLCFGVQIATDGRLLAMNRHTGKVEWAVDAVGEPLRPVFCTPTIEGGKVYCGEGMHVDKGCRLFCVNASDGNPAWKEPFKTGSHTEGAPAIANGKVYFPAGEDGLFCADASTGAKFWQFPGGKDKGIHIDAAPVVANGTVFVGSGLYTYVAVGLNANTGEEKWRTDLKLRVFGAPIASGNKVFYGVGTGNMGFDTFHYDEEGEGREKEPAGAVCCLDAATGKEEWRYPLPRSVHTGLAVDAFSVYAGCRDGNVYAIDRKTGKLRWRAGIGSAVASAPAVASVGGFPITVYAVSREGRVFCLHPQTGAVLWWRGTLPGFGWRGDDFDVMCSPLVVTTPTATGSKRTIYIGGMTVDPNNPVRRHVAVFKFEDAIGG, from the coding sequence ATGCGATCACAGTCCTCACCGCGCTTCGTGGCGCTCGCGCTCTTCGCTCTGCTCCTCACCGCAACCGCGGCCCCGGCGGTCATCACAAAACTCACGCCGCTCGCCGAGGTACTGGAGAGCGACCAGTACATCTTCACCGCGAAGGCAGAAAAGCTCGACCCGGACAACAAGGACCGCCCCACCGCGACCTTCAAGCTCGACAAGAAGCTGAAGGGCGAAGTGCCGTTCGAGCGCATCCCGGTCAACATGACCGGTAACGACGAAGCGAAGAAGGCCGGGGACACCAAAACGATCTTCGAGCGCCTGGACGACTCGCGCCAACTCGTGTTCTTCGTGCGGAAACAGGGAAAGATCTACAACGCGAAGGTGTTCGTCGAGGGGTCGTGGTTCTCGATCTACGGGACGCTCGACGCCGACGGCAAAACGGTGCGGTGGGCGCTCCTCCACGGCGAGCCGTTCCTGCGCCGCACGTTTAAGGGCACGAGCGCCGAGATGGTGAAAACCATCGAAGACGCGCTCGCAAAGAAAGCCAAGCCGCCCGAGCCCGATGATAAGGAGAAAGCCGGATACGGCCCTCCAATTCAAAAGAAATGCGAAGAGCTTAACTCCGCGCTCCAAACTCCGCGCTCCGCGCTGCTGGGCGTCATCCCCTCATTTGTCCTGGTCGGGCCGCTCGCGATCATCGCGGCGCTGTTTCCCGGTGTGTTCGCGCGAATGGCCGTCGGCATGAAGCGGTGGCGCGCGTTCCTCGTCGTCGCCAGCATCAACAGCACGCTCGCGCTCATCTACTTCGCCGTCTCGACGTACCGCCCGCACTGGCTCCCGGCGGGTTGGGCGTTCGCGCCGAGGTCCGTCGCCGTCTACTTCACCGCGATCGCACTCGGCGGGTTTCTGTGGGCGGGGTTGCGCTACCGGCGAATGGCGTGCGAAGAGCCGAACGTCACCGGCGTGCCGAGCCGAACGGAATTGCTCGCGCTCCTCGGGCTCACGGCCTTTGCTGCGATCTGTACCGCGCTCACGGCCGCGTTCGCGGACTGGAACAGCACGCTCACCGTGCCGATGCGCGAGTTCACGTTCATTGGAATCGCGCTCCTCACTGCGACCACCTACGCCGCGTATCGCGCGCTGACGCACCGCGCTGATCTGGGCGCGGACGGAAAAGAACCCGCGCTGCGGCTCAGTCTCTCGGGTGAATCGGTCGGCCTCGGCGCGCTCGTTCTGTGTGGTGTCGTTACGGTTCTGCTCCTGAACGGGCGCGGCGGTGAGCCCATTGCGGCGGGCACCGAAATCGGCGACGCGGAAGCCAACTTCGCCCCGCGACTCGTGGGCGAACCGGTTGTGATCGAAGCGTTCGAGGTCGAGAACGGGAAGCAAGAAAAGGTCGCCGGCCGCATCATGTCCGGCCTCGCTGTGGACGGCGACCGTCTGTGCTTCGGTGTACAAATCGCGACGGACGGGCGCCTGCTCGCGATGAACCGACACACGGGCAAAGTCGAGTGGGCCGTGGACGCGGTCGGCGAGCCGCTCCGCCCGGTGTTCTGCACGCCGACGATCGAGGGCGGCAAAGTGTATTGCGGCGAAGGGATGCACGTTGATAAGGGCTGTCGGCTGTTTTGTGTGAACGCGAGCGACGGTAACCCCGCGTGGAAAGAACCGTTCAAAACGGGCAGCCACACCGAGGGCGCACCGGCAATCGCGAACGGCAAAGTGTACTTCCCCGCGGGCGAAGACGGGTTGTTCTGCGCGGACGCGAGCACCGGCGCGAAGTTCTGGCAGTTCCCCGGTGGGAAGGATAAGGGCATTCACATCGACGCTGCACCCGTGGTCGCCAACGGCACCGTGTTCGTCGGCAGCGGGCTCTACACCTACGTCGCAGTGGGGCTCAACGCGAACACCGGCGAAGAGAAGTGGCGCACGGACCTGAAACTTCGCGTGTTCGGCGCACCAATCGCGAGCGGGAACAAAGTGTTCTACGGCGTCGGCACCGGCAACATGGGGTTCGACACGTTCCACTACGACGAAGAGGGCGAAGGCCGCGAGAAAGAGCCGGCGGGCGCGGTGTGCTGCCTCGATGCGGCTACCGGCAAGGAAGAGTGGCGGTACCCGCTCCCGAGGTCCGTCCACACCGGGCTCGCGGTCGATGCGTTCTCGGTCTACGCCGGGTGCCGCGACGGAAACGTGTACGCCATCGATCGCAAGACCGGCAAACTGCGCTGGCGCGCGGGGATCGGCAGCGCAGTCGCGAGCGCGCCGGCGGTGGCATCGGTGGGCGGGTTTCCGATCACGGTGTACGCGGTGTCGCGCGAGGGGCGGGTGTTCTGTCTCCACCCCCAGACGGGTGCCGTGCTGTGGTGGCGCGGGACGTTACCCGGCTTCGGCTGGCGCGGGGACGACTTCGACGTTATGTGTTCGCCGCTCGTCGTCACGACGCCGACCGCGACCGGCAGCAAGCGAACCATTTACATTGGCGGGATGACCGTTGATCCGAACAATCCCGTGCGCCGACACGTCGCGGTGTTCAAGTTCGAGGACGCCATTGGGGGGTAG
- a CDS encoding glycosyltransferase family 2 protein, translating into MSQVRTAPIEARVTRPAKPDVPDVSVCVANWNCVELLRRCLQSLFDQAQGVKFEVVIADNGSTDGAAEMVASEFPNVVLIRNSDNRGFARASNQAAAAARGRYFFFLNNDTLVPANTLRKFLDLAEARPDVGMFGPRLRGADGAFQISYRQRPTLAALLHRVNLLRWTGLFRKAYYEYRRATFDPTQERSVEVLMGAAVFLSREVFEASGRWDEGYNFGVEDIDLSTQVSRRGSLMFVAHVEIVHYGRAAGRSNVHFAAPNVAIGYVHYFRKAGTGRAALFAYKALVTLDAPLQIGQKLLEAGWRSATGRRVKARKSLLAVRGLWAFLRHELVRFWKA; encoded by the coding sequence ATGTCCCAGGTGCGGACGGCACCGATCGAAGCCCGCGTCACGCGCCCGGCCAAACCGGACGTGCCGGACGTGTCAGTGTGCGTCGCGAATTGGAACTGTGTCGAGCTGCTCCGCCGCTGCCTGCAATCGCTCTTCGATCAGGCGCAGGGCGTGAAGTTCGAGGTCGTGATCGCGGACAACGGCTCGACCGACGGCGCGGCGGAGATGGTCGCATCCGAGTTCCCCAACGTCGTGCTGATCCGCAACTCGGACAACCGCGGGTTCGCGCGGGCCAGCAACCAGGCCGCCGCCGCCGCCCGCGGTCGGTACTTCTTCTTCTTGAACAACGACACGCTGGTTCCCGCGAACACACTGCGGAAGTTTCTCGACCTCGCCGAAGCACGCCCGGACGTCGGCATGTTCGGCCCGCGGCTCCGCGGCGCGGACGGAGCGTTCCAGATCTCGTACCGCCAGCGCCCCACGCTCGCGGCCCTGTTGCACCGCGTCAACCTACTTCGCTGGACCGGGTTGTTCCGTAAGGCCTATTACGAGTACCGCCGCGCCACGTTCGACCCGACGCAGGAGCGCTCGGTCGAGGTGCTCATGGGCGCGGCCGTGTTCCTCTCGCGCGAGGTGTTCGAGGCGAGCGGCCGGTGGGACGAGGGGTACAACTTCGGCGTCGAGGACATCGATCTGTCCACGCAGGTGAGCCGGCGCGGGTCGCTGATGTTCGTCGCGCACGTCGAGATCGTGCATTACGGACGGGCGGCCGGGCGCAGCAACGTCCACTTCGCGGCCCCGAACGTGGCCATCGGCTACGTCCACTACTTCCGTAAGGCCGGAACGGGCCGCGCGGCGCTCTTCGCGTACAAGGCACTCGTGACCCTCGACGCGCCGTTGCAAATCGGCCAGAAATTGCTCGAAGCGGGCTGGCGCAGTGCCACCGGCCGGCGCGTGAAGGCCCGAAAGAGCCTGCTCGCGGTCCGCGGGCTGTGGGCGTTCCTGCGGCACGAACTCGTCCGCTTCTGGAAGGCGTGA